DNA from Lagenorhynchus albirostris chromosome 3, mLagAlb1.1, whole genome shotgun sequence:
GTGGGGTGGGTGAGGGGTCGTGGGGTGGGTCTGCCTTCCTCATGGTGGCACCCTAGATGGTAAGAGGACAGGGGCCCAAAGTGAGGGGGCAGGTACAATGCCAACGGCAGGCCAGCCAAATGAAACGGAGTGGTAGCTTGAAGGTACAGCTAGATAGCACAGGGATGTTATAGAGGTGTTTTTGTGATCATGATCAGAGGTTGGGGTGCAGTCATCAGGCTGAGGTTGTGCTGACTGGGCCTGGATTGCTCCAGCGTAAGAGTTGTCGTCAAGGGTCAGGAAGGCTGGGGCTAGCAAGCATCCTCAGGATTGTCTCTCTGAGACTCTGAGATTGTCTGAGCAGAGGATTGCAATACTAGGTTAGGGGCTGGACAGAAGCTGTGCAGGTAAAAGGGTTTTCTGTAGAGGGTCACAGTCTGGGTCAGTGTTGTGTGGatgggtgggggcggggctttGGGTGGGGGCAAGGATGAGGGCAAGTTTGGGTGGCTGGGATGAGGTTGTGCAGACAGAGTGGCAGAGTGGGTAGGCTATATTGCAAGCAGAATGACTGGAGTCTGAGTCTAGATTGCCTGAACAGACGAGCTGCAAGGGGGTTCAGGGTCCTGACTGAGGCTGTGTGGGCACAGGGTTACAGGAAGGAGTGAGGGGCCTGCTGAGGTTAGGCAAGCAGGCAGGGATCAGGGGCCGTGCTGAGCTTGTGTGGACAGATGGGCCTCAGGCCGAGGTAGTGCAGGCGTCGGGGACTCACCTTGTCGAAGTGCGGCCAGGTGCGCAGCTGGTTGAAGAGCCCGTCGCCCGGGCAGTCAGTGCGCACGAGCTGGCGGTGGCCGAGCAGCGCGTAGTCTGGCCGCAGGAAGCCGGCGCGCACAGCGCAGCGCGGGAGCTCGTCGCGCACCGCACGCAGCGCGGCCTCTGCGGGCCGCTCCGCAGTGTAGTTGCCTATCAAGGCCACGCCGAAGCCGCGGGAGTTGTGGCCGAGTGTGTGCGCACCCACCCAGTGCCAGCCGCGGCCCTCGTACACGTAGCCGTCTGAGCCCACCACGAAACTGCGAGGAGAGAAGGAAGCATGCACCACTTGGCGTGAGGCCCCGTCTCTCATCTGGCCGTCTACCCCAGTTTCCGCACCTGTGCCAAGGGCCGCCGCCACCCCAAGTCCCGCCCGGTCGCGCTGACTCTACCCCGTCCAGCCGTGTCCCACTCCCCGACCTAATGCCACCCCAGAAACCGTCCCGTTTCTCTGGATCTACCCCCAACATTGGCCTCATCTCTTTCTACCCAGCTCCCTCCCCATTGTCTCAAGTCCAACTCCTGCCCAATTCAGAGCCCTTTTCTGTCTTAGGTCATATCCCATCACTGCCCCGTCCCAGACTCAGCCGCTACCACAGGTCCTGCTCCTCTCCCAAGTCCGGACTCCTTTCCTAGTTCCCACCCCAAACTCAGGAATCCACTGTTGAGCTATTTCTGCTCCATGTTAAGGCCCGGATCCTAGTCTAGGCCGCTCCCCTCTCCACACTGGCTCCACCCACCCTAAACTCCTTGCCAGCTTGGCTCAGGTCCAAACCCCGCCCCCCTCAGTCAGGCTCTGCGCCCCCAGGCTCTACACTGCACCACCACTTGGTCCGCCCTGCCAGCGACTTGCAGGTTGCCGCCCACCTGTAGCCTATGTCGTCCCAGCCGCGAGTATACTGGTGGAAGCGCTGCATAGAGCGCATGTCGGCGGCGCAGCGCTCAAAGTCCGTGCAGGGTGACGCGGGCACGTATGTGTGGTGTACATACAAGAACCCGAGCGGCAGCTGCAGTGGCTTCGGGCGGCCCTGGTACGGGGCCGCGACCCAGCGGCAACGTGGGTGGATGGCTGGACACCCTGAGAGGAAGAGAGTCCAGCACGGCAGTAAGCAAGCGTTTCTCTGCCTGCCGCCTCCTCCCACACTAAGAGCGCATATAAGGATCATCCCTTCAGTCTCTTCCCAGATTTGGGGACAGTTCAGTCTCACACTACACTGGCCCCCATTGGGATCTAACTTAACTAAATCTAACAGCATCCTAGTCCTGTTGGCCTCCCAGCCAAAGCCCTTATTTCCCCCTCTGGAATCCCCCAGTCCTAGATCCTCCTGACCTGTGGGGCACTGAGAATGTCTGTATATATGAGAAGGAGCATTACAGGGGGTGGGGGCCCTTCTCACCTAGGAAGGCCTCAGTGAACTCCTTGGTAGCATGGGTGGCCACCTGTGCCAGCTGTTCTTGGCTCATACCCTGAAGTTGAGGGTGTGCTGGCTCCAGCCTCTGCAGCAGGATGAGGGCCCCCCATACCTGCTGGGTCAGAATGGGAGTTGGAGTCAGAGCAGCTCCGTTCTGCCGTCGGAAGTTGCTGCGAAATCCTGGGTCTCCTGCTACCCCGGCTCCGTAGTACTGGCTCAGCAGGTGGCTGAGGGGTGGCCGGGGCTCAGGGGACCGGCTCAGGTAGTCTCCAAGGAGGGCCCCATCCAGGGCACCATTGAGGAAGGCCGTGGTGAGGGTTGATGCTTCAGGGTCCAGGAGCGTGAAGGTCCGGGGAAGAGAGAGCTGGTCCCAGCAACCCTCAGTTCCCAGTGAATGGCTCCAGGTCTGAGGGCCCTGGAGGAAGTTCAGGCCCAGGTCTCTGGCCAGGGTGACCACTAGGAGGCTGTCCACAGTGGTTGGGAACTTGGCTTTGGTATCTGCTGAGGAGGCTTGGACATCTGGAGAGGTGACTTGGACATCTAGATCTGTGGCTCTAACGTTTGGAGACACAGCTCCGACATCTGCCCAGGTGACATCTGAAGAGGTATCCCTGAGTCCTGGGGAGGTGGCTGTTACATCAGGAACCGTGGCTCCAAAGTCAGGAAAGGTGACGCCAGCGTCCGGAGGGGTGCCCGTGCTGTCTAAGGGCAGGTTTACGACCCTGTTCCCCTGCAGCCCTGCCTCCAGCCCTGCCAGAAGAGGCTCCACAGCCACGGTTGAGCCATCGGGGGCCAGCACCACCCCGCATTCCTTCCCGTCCCACACACCATGTCTCGCCACCTCCATGGTCAGGCCTTGAAGCTCTGGGCTCAGTGAAGGAGGATCCAGCATGGTGGTCTTGAGACTCTGCTCCTCCAGCAAGAAGTGTTGGAGAGGGTTGTGGGCACAAGAGTCCTGGGCTGACAGCAGCCATGAAGAGGCAGTGTGGCCAGCCTCGGTGGCTGGTGCCTTCTGCTCGAGCTCAGCCAGTGCCTGGATGACAGAGTCCATGAGCAGGGGCAGGGTCGCTGAAGGAGGAGGGATGGTATTAGCCCAGCAGCCCAGCACCACCTGTTACTGAGCCTCCCCCTGCCGTTTCTACATCTTCTCAATGCCCCCTGCCTTCGTTGGACAGTCTTATGATGTCTGACATTGTCCTTgtgtaggtgaggaaactgaggcacagacaacAAGTTAAGGAGCTTAGACTATCAGCGAGCACTGGGGAGCCATGGCAGGTTCATGAGCAGGGGAGATACATGGCCAGGTTGGAATTCTGATTGCTCCTTTGAGTGCTGTGTGGAGAATAGATTTTGGGGGGACCAGagtagagaaggggagagagtttGGAGGTACGCAATGAAGGTGGCTGAAGCCAGGATGGTGACGCTGTGATGGACAAGAGTGGGCAGAGTCTCCAGATATTTTGAGGGAAAGATGGACCGTTTTTCATGATGGATTGGAGTTTGGGGAATTTTAGAGGGAAAGGTGTCTCAAAGGATGTCCAGGGGAGGGTGGGCCTGTGCCTtgtgggagaaatgtctatggcTGAACTTGGAACTTAGAAGTCTGGGACTCAGAGCTGGGGTGGGTTGTTGAATAATTAAAcctttactatgtgccaggcaccattctaggtgACTTATATAACAACCCAGTTAATCTTCACAAGGACCCTATGAACGTGGAGAGGTTAAATTATCTACCTAAGATCACATAGCTaagaagtggcagaggcaggatttgaacacaggaaGTCTTAATCCTTACACTCTGCTGACTGCTGGAATTCAGGTTCTTCTCCAGACAGTTCACTCAGTGATTCctctctagctttgttcttctttctgcctAAAATGTCCTTTCCTGCTTCACCACCAAGTAAAATTCTTCTTCCTGTCCTAGATCTATGTCCcctcctgcaggaagccttcctgatTTTTGCTCTTTTGGCCCCAGTTTCTTCCCCCAGCCCTTGCCCTGATCCTATGGGGCTGGGAGCATCTGTGTTCCCAGACTGGAGGTTCCTTGAGACTGGGGCCTCCTGGATCTAGCTTCACCCTGTACAGGGCTGGACACAGAGGGGCAGCAGTATACTTCTGCTGAAATAAGAGTCCTGGCCTCAGGCCTCTGCCTTTTGACCTACCTGTGCCTGGCTCCGGCTGCAGCAGCAATCCGTACAGGATCCATAGGATAGCCTGGACCACCATTGTGGGCTTCCAGTTTCCAGGGGAAGTATCCAGTTTACCTCAGTGGAGACTTTGGCAGAGCTGGAAGGAGACAAGCATGGAGAACTGAGAGTGCCTTTGGCTACTGTCAAAGTCCAGCGGTGAATGACACGGCTGCCACTTGCAGAGCTGTGGGCGGGAGGCAGTGGTGGCGTGGGTACAGAGTGCCCTGGCTCAACGTCATCTGGGTCTCAGGGGCTTCCCCCATCCTATCCTGTTCCTCCCAGGGTGAGGTCAATGGTCAGTAAGCCAAGCGCATTGCAGGAGTGGCCTGGAAACTAGGTAGCTCAGATTCCAGCAAACTCTGCCCATTCCCCAGGAGTGGTAAACTGAGGCTAATGCAGCAATCCACCCTTCCTATGGTGATCGTTCTGTAGCTGCTTCTGGCCACCAGAGGGGACTCTCAGGTGCCTGCCCGACTGGTAAGACTGGCTGTGATGAGggtgaggagagaaggagaggccTGAACTCGGCGCTGCCTCTGCTTTCTTTGATGCCAGCACTTTAGCCTCAGGCAGAGGATGAGTGCAGGGGCCGAGGATTGTTTTTGTTGAAGTAGCGTAGGGGGACCTGAAGATGTCATCTCTCATCTCATTCCAGCTCCGGATCCCAAGCTACCAGAGGTAGCTGAGAGCAGGAATTGGGCTGGGGTGTTTGGGACCCTGGCTTTGTCCCCGGAGCGGACTTCTGGGCTCACCTGGGTTGGCAGTGAGGggtcctccctcttcctctggtGCCTGTGGCCAAGTCCTGCTGAAGAGAGCCCTCCTCCTCTTTATCCAGCATCGGGTGGGATGGGCTCATCATGGCTGGGGCTGCCGTGTAAATTACTTCACTGTTGGCCTCCCATCTCGAAACCAGCCTGGGGAATTTCCAGGAGACCCACCGGGCTGGGCACTCAGCACAGGGCGGGCCTTGGGCGGGCCTGGGAGTGCCCAGACTAAGCCAGGCCTGGGATTCCCCAGGGGACCTACTTAGATATTGAGTGTCCTCTTTCTGGGCACTCAGCATGGCCTAGCACAAAGCTGGACACACAGTAGGGGCTCACAGAGTTAGATGCTAAGAGAGGAGGATGAATAGAGGCTGCTCCCCAGGAGATTCTGAGGAAATCTCCTCCTCCATGTCCCAGTTTCTGAGGATTTGGGGTCAGGGGCTCTGCCTGATAGAACCACGTGGAAGATGTGGGCTGTGTGTCCATCCGGTGCAGGACTAACGTGAGGAGAGTGAGGGTGTAAACTTTAAGGTGGTGCCGAAAATCTCAgcatcaagataaataatattcgAGCACAATGCTTTAAAAGAcgaaaagaaatgcagaaaaaacCATGATGAAccaaatatcaacattttaataAAGACAGGGTCAGGGGCAGTGCTGTGCTTAGACATCTTGGAGCCAGAAGTGAAAGGAAAAATCAGGAATTCTGATCCTGTCTTTGTGCCTCCCTTGCCTTAACTTCATCCAGGCCCTACATCCACCAGGGGGTAGCCCCCAGGATGTTGCGGGGTAACTGTCACGTGAGATCCTCACCTGATGTCTGCTTGGTCTGGGAATGACCTTGATGTGGCATCATGGACCTTGGGTTTGTCCCTCTGATTCTCCCACTGATTGTGGCTGTGGAGAGACCCTTACCATTTTATTTAACTGCCAATTTATGCTCATTCTACCCAGCAGGAGGGtgagctcagagatgttaagtaacttgtgcaaggtcacatagctagaacCTGGGGAAGGCTCCAAGCCCAGTGCATGTTTTCACTATCCTGTGGCTAGGTCAGGGTCAGAGTAATTATGACTCTTCATGCTGGGCAAGTGTTTGCAGACTGGCTACAGAGCAACTTCACACCCAGTAATTCTTGGGCCAGCCAGATGGGCAGCCTTGATACCCATTTAAAGCCTGAAGTTTGTGGTAGGAGCTGGGTTGTATTGGCGTCAGGGACATGTCATGGCCAGCCAACATTTCCCTCAGGGTCTATCTGGGATTTGTGACCTTCTTGGGTAGGACCCTTCCTTCAGGAAGGCTCCTTGATTACCCCTGGCTCCCCACTTCTCCCATTCTGGCTCCCTAGCCCAGGATTCCTACCTTTGACCCAGACCTGTCCATACAAGGTCTAGAGTTTCTCTGTCTGGTTCCATCTCCCCCAGACTAGGAGATGTTGAATTCTCTTGGGATGTCCAGAAATGCCCACCACAGGTCAGGGACCAGATGGGTAGCAGGGAGTGACTGTTGAGT
Protein-coding regions in this window:
- the PGLYRP2 gene encoding N-acetylmuramoyl-L-alanine amidase encodes the protein MVVQAILWILYGLLLQPEPGTATLPLLMDSVIQALAELEQKAPATEAGHTASSWLLSAQDSCAHNPLQHFLLEEQSLKTTMLDPPSLSPELQGLTMEVARHGVWDGKECGVVLAPDGSTVAVEPLLAGLEAGLQGNRVVNLPLDSTGTPPDAGVTFPDFGATVPDVTATSPGLRDTSSDVTWADVGAVSPNVRATDLDVQVTSPDVQASSADTKAKFPTTVDSLLVVTLARDLGLNFLQGPQTWSHSLGTEGCWDQLSLPRTFTLLDPEASTLTTAFLNGALDGALLGDYLSRSPEPRPPLSHLLSQYYGAGVAGDPGFRSNFRRQNGAALTPTPILTQQVWGALILLQRLEPAHPQLQGMSQEQLAQVATHATKEFTEAFLGCPAIHPRCRWVAAPYQGRPKPLQLPLGFLYVHHTYVPASPCTDFERCAADMRSMQRFHQYTRGWDDIGYSFVVGSDGYVYEGRGWHWVGAHTLGHNSRGFGVALIGNYTAERPAEAALRAVRDELPRCAVRAGFLRPDYALLGHRQLVRTDCPGDGLFNQLRTWPHFDKNVKPRTARRASRRSRRASR